In the Bos javanicus breed banteng chromosome 28, ARS-OSU_banteng_1.0, whole genome shotgun sequence genome, one interval contains:
- the MMRN2 gene encoding multimerin-2: MILTLLFGLGGPLGWGMLGTWAQAPGTSFSDPHNPQPPGVWRAEVEDSSGDPVRRNWCPYQKSRLVTFIAACKTEKFLVHSQQPCPQGAPNCQKVKVMYRVAHKPVYQVKQKVLASVAWRCCPGFAGPDCQHHDPMAIPEPEDPGDSLQEPWDGPVDFESGHPAAEIRSTVERQERRLGDLQNDIHQMADSLPGLWEAWASNLTVATTEANQTELEFPGRSLEQVLLPHINTFLQGHLSPMWRSFNQSLHSLSQVIRNLSLDVEANQQALKRVQESSVARADFQELGTKFETKVQENAQRVGQLRQEVEDRLHAQRLSLHQSLSEVQTDVDIKLKKLLKAQESVGINSSLVLAAAGAAARPEPESLNARLGQLQRNLSALHVAAAHREEALRSTLADMKATLARHVDEIKELYSESDDTFDEISKLQRQVQELEVNHTALRELRVILMEKSLIMEENKEDMERQLLELNLTLQHLQGAHADLIKYVKDCNCQKLYFDLDVIREDQRDTTRALEETQVTLDERRQQDGSSLQALRDTVASLSLAVDTQQAEGERARAEAARLRSQLRALGGEVSALQAAETEIRRDIRQLHSSFSALLEDALRHEAVLAALFGEEVMEEMSEEGPGTLPLRYEQIRVALMDAASGLQEQALGWDALAARVTALEQASGARRQTARLEPSRAASPEEVGGLAQELQRLSSDMERVGRCCEASWVSSLNSSLEGLRGELSTTERGLERHQRLFHSLFGNFQGLVAANVSLDLQKLQAMLNRKGKKQQKGLEAPKRRDRKQVESLEDARVKGPALWEAGSPVAFYASFSEGTTALQTVKFNTAYVNVGSSYFPEHGYFRAPERGVYLFAVSIEFGPGPGTGQLVFGGHHRTPVYTTEEQRGGSPATTFAMAELQKGERVWFELTQGSIMKRSPPGTAFGGFLMFKT, translated from the exons taactgGTGCCCCTACCAGAAGTCCAGACTGGTCACCTTCATAGCTGCTTGCAAAACCGAGAAATTCCTCGTCCACTCACAGCAGCCATGTCCGCAGGGGGCTCCAAACTGCCAGAAGGTCAAAGTCAT GTACCGTGTGGCCCACAAGCCGGTGTACCAGGTCAAGCAGAAGGTGCTGGCCTCCGTGGCCTGGAGGTGCTGCCCGGGCTTTGCGGGCCCCGACTGCCAGCATCACG ATCCCATGGCAATCCCTGAGCCTGAAGATCCAGGTGATAGCCTCCAGGAGCCTTGGGATGGGCCAGTTGACTTTGAATCTG GTCATCCAGCTGCAGAGATCCGCAGCACAGTGGAGCGGCAGGAACGCCGACTGGGTGATCTCCAGAATGACATCCATCAGATGGCAGACAGCCTCCCAGGCCTGTGGGAAGCCTGGGCAAGCAACCTCACAGTGGCAACAACTGAGGCAAATCAAACAGAGCTTG AGTTTCCAGGCAGATCCTTGGAGCAAGTGCTACTGCCCCACATCAACACCTTCCTGCAAGGACATCTCAGCCCGATGTGGAGAAGCTTCAACCAAAGCCTGCACAGCCTCTCCCAGGTCATAAGAAACTTATCTCTTGACGTGGAGGCCAACCAACAGGCCCTCAAGAGGGTCCAGGAGAGCTCTGTGGCCAGAGCTGACTTCCAGGAGCTTGGTACCAAATTTGAGACCAAGGTCCAGGAGAACGCCCAGAGGGTGGGCCAGCTGAGGCAGGAGGTGGAGGACCGCCTGCACGCCCAACGCCTGTCCCTGCACCAGTCCCTCTCGGAGGTCCAGACCGACGTGGACATCAAGTTGAAGAAGCTCCTTAAAGCCCAGGAGTCTGTGGGGATCAACAGCAGCCTGGTCCtggcagcagcaggggcagccGCAAGGCCAGAGCCAGAGAGTCTGAACGCCAGGCTGGGCCAGCTGCAGAGGAACCTCTCGGCCCTGCATGTGGCCGCTGCCCACAGGGAGGAGGCGCTACGGAGCACCCTGGCAGACATGAAGGCCACCCTGGCCCGGCACGTGGACGAGATCAAGGAGCTGTACTCGGAATCTGATGACACCTTCGATGAGATCAGCAAGCTGCAGCGGCAGGTGCAGGAGCTGGAGGTGAACCACACGGCGCTGCGAGAGCTGCGGGTGATCCTGATGGAGAAGTCACTGATCATGGAGGAGAACAAGGAGGACATGGAGCGGCAGCTCCTGGAGCTCAACCTGACCCTCCAGCACCTCCAGGGCGCCCACGCGGACCTCATCAAGTACGTCAAGGACTGCAACTGCCAGAAGCTCTACTTCGACCTGGATGTCATCCGGGAGGACCAAAGGGACACCACGCGAGCcctggaggagacccaggtgaCTCTGGACGAGCGGCGGCAGCAGGACGGCTCCTCCCTGCAGGCCCTGCGCGACACGGTGGCCTCCCTGTCGCTGGCCGTGGACACGCAGCAGGCAGAGGGTGAGCGGGCGCGCGCTGAGGCGGCTCGGCTCCGGAGCCAGCTGCGTGCCCTGGGCGGCGAGGTGAGCGCGCTGCAGGCCGCTGAGACCGAGATCCGCCGCGACATCCGCCAGCTGCACAGCTCCTTCTCCGCCCTGCTGGAGGACGCGCTGCGGCACGAGGCCGTGCTGGCCGCTCTTTTCGGGGAGGAGGTGATGGAGGAGATGTCCGAGGAGGGGCCCGGCACGCTGCCCCTGCGCTACGAACAGATCCGCGTCGCCCTGATGGACGCGGCCAGCGGGCTGCAGGAGCAGGCTTTAGGCTGGGACGCGCTGGCCGCCAGGGTGACTGCCTTGGAACAGGCCTCGGGGGCCCGCCGGCAAACCGCGCGTTTGGAGCCCAGCCGGGCCGCTTCACCAGAGGAGGTCGGTGGGCTGGCGCAGGAGCTCCAGCGCCTGAGCTCGGACATGGAGCGTGTGGGTCGGTGCTGTGAGGCCTCCTGGGTCTCCTCCCTCAACAGCTCCCTCGAGGGCCTTCGCGGGGAGCTCTCCACAACTGAGCGCGGCTTGGAGAGGCACCAGCGCCTCTTCCACAGCCTCTTTGGGAACTTCCAAGGGCTCGTGGCAGCCAACGTCAGCCTGGACCTGCAGAAGCTGCAGGCCATGCTGAACAGGAAAGGGAAGAAGCAGCAGAAAGGCCTGGAAGCTCCCAAGAGGAGGGATCGGAAGCAAGTGGAATCTTTAGAGGATGCGCGAGTCAAAGGGCCAGCGCTTTGGGAGGCAG gctcccctgtggcCTTCTACGCCAGCTTTTCAGAAGGGACCACTGCTCTGCAGACAGTGAAGTTCAACACTGCTTACGTCAACGTCGGCAGCAGCTACTTCCCTGAACACGGCTACTTCCGAGCCCCTGAGCGTGGGGTCTATCTGTTTGCAGTGAGCATTGAATTTGGCCCAGGGCCAGGCACCGGGCAGCTGGTGTTTGGAGGTCACCATCGGACCCCTGTCTATACCACTGAGGAGCAGAGGGGTGGGAGCCCAGCAACAACCTTTGCTATGGCTGAGCTGCAAAAGGGTGAGAGAGTGTGGTTTGagctaacccagggatcgataaTGAAGAGAAGCCCGCCAGGCACTGCATTTGGgggcttcctgatgttcaagaccTGA